A window of Hordeum vulgare subsp. vulgare chromosome 5H, MorexV3_pseudomolecules_assembly, whole genome shotgun sequence genomic DNA:
ATGCGGCAAGACCCCTCTCTATACAGTTGAAGTAATCGTCCTCTGGATACAAATGAAACAGACCAGGATTAGAACAGCAAAGAAGGCCAAGACAAACACAGAAATCCAAGGCACGAGCCAGATAGAACCGTACGGGACATCACTCCATGGGTGATGGAAGTTATCAAGCCCCGTTCAGACTGCCCATCTTTCTGCTGTGGTTCTTTCACATCGACAGACTTGCTTGAATTCGGGAACACAAGGTGAGCAAACGATTTCAATTGCTGCAGCAGGTTGTGACAAACAACAATATTTCAGTTCCTGTGGTACTGAAATATTATTCTACAAAAGTTCTTATGGTAATGGAAGCACTGGAAAAAATTACTTTGATCTTGAAGAACAACACATTAGAAAAACAAGTAACACAATATTTCAATTTGTCAACTATGCACAATCAACATGTGCAGTTAATATTTTTGTTGGCGTCAGCACTTGGAAGTACACTAAACACCATCAAAAAGTAAATCACATGATCTCAGGAAACAGTTGTTAATGGCAGTGCCCCACTTACAGTGACCATGAGACTAAAACAATACTTCTGATAGACTAGAAAATTTTATGCTATGCATCATGTAAACATAAAGTACTCCCACCAATCGGAAAAAAAGTGTCTCAGCTTTGAAGCTATGAGGGATGGCTTACTTCTAGCCCTCGATTGGATGTAATGTGGTGGCTGCTGAGTCAGACTCACTCGAGGTGATTAACTTCTGTACTCGTGAATTACAATGGTGGGACCCGGCAACTGCAGTCTATGCAGAATGTCTCGATGTGACACTTGATAGGGAAGGCCATTTTATGGCATTGTAAAAGAGAAGCTAATGGCGTCTCACATAAGCTAGCTAGATTTAGTTATTCGAATAAAATTTCCTGTGATTGAGTGGATGACCCTCCAGACTGGATGATTCCTGTCCTGGCAAACGATGTAATTGTTGCTTAAGTTAATAAAGCTAGCCATGATGGTCTTTCCCTAAAAAAAAAGGTCGAAAATTCCTAGTGGAGGAATCAGATAAATTCTGTACTTCCATTTCAGAGTGGAGTTGAGATGAAAAGAACAATTCTATATACCTGCTCTTCTGCCTTGCTTGTGTCCAAAATCACAGAACCATCGGGCAACACTCCGCAGCCAATTGCAACTACAGCACATAATCTTGTCAGTGAACATAGAGAAATCATTGAAAATACCCGCAAGATGCCTCAGTGAACATACATAAATTAGTAAACTTACCAGCAAGATGTTTCATGGGGATGCCAGCAAAAACAAGGGCAGCACAGGAAGCATTAATTGCACATGGAAGAAGCTAAGTACTGTCAAGGGTTACTCTTTATTGAAATAAGATACAGATATTCAGAATTTGTCAATTTGCAATGCATATTGAAACTTCCACCAGTTCTTGCCCACCATTACAGCCAACAAAAACGGTTTGCAAGGCAGTGCAAGACAAAGAAACACGTTTCATAACTCAGAACACTATGGTGAGATATATAACGGTAAAAAGGATACAGAACCATCGTCACCCATAACCTGCAAAAATAGAAATAAGCAAGATGAGATAAGACAATATATGCAATGAAATGACACATTAATTACAAAAGACCCGATCAACAGCATTAATTAAGTTTTTCAAAAACAGCCAGTTGCAACTTGCAACAATGGTTGCAGAACCTAACCCCGCCAAGTGCAGCCATTTCCAACAGCAGCATGTTCCTTACAAGTATACAGGAACACATTTCAAATTATTCCCTAGTGGAATCCCATGGTAGTGGCCATCCTAGTTGTTACATCTTCTGTGTTTCGCAAGCGCAGACATAAGATTCATAGCCAACTAGTGAGCCCACAATATTGCCCCttcgaaaagaaaagaaaaagtcaTCATGtaggctaaatgggctaatcttCTTGACAGCACGATGCATAAGGCTGTAGAAATAAGCATGGGTGGGATAAAACAATATAAGCCACAGTGTGAATGATAAAACAATATAAGCCACGGTGTGAATGATACACCAGTTCTTTGAAAACAGCAAAGCTTGAAGTGCCGAGAAAGAGTTTCAACTTGCAACAACGGTTGCAGAACCTAACTCCGCCTAGTGCAGCCATTTCCCGCAGCAGCACATTTTGTTTCCACTCATGTATACAGGAAGGACTGCATTCCGTAGCGAAACTCCATCGTAGTGACTGTGATAGTCATTGCATCATTCTTGTGCGTTTCGCGAGCAGAGACATGCGATTTGTATCCCAACTAGCGGGCTCATTGTGTAACCACAAGATCTCCATTCCGAGAAACACGGTCATCAGGTAGGCTAAATGGGCCATCGTCGCGACGATACAAAACGACACGATGCGCATTTAAGGCTACGCATCACAGACAATGAGCTATAAACAGCCGGGCAATCCTGGCACATGCGTAtagaagaaagcaaaaaaaaagcAGAGCAAGTGGAAGCAGAGGAAGGATGCTTGACCTGAAGAatgatggaggtggtggtgttggGGTGGACGGTGAGCAGGCAGATGCTCTGCAGCGTCCTCTTGAGCGTCATCTCGTACTCCTTCTCCTGCCTCCCTGCCAACACAAACAAGCACCGCCGGCGGTGAAAATGAAAGAGCACTCGAGAGACGgccagcaggaggtggcgaggaacaCTGACCGATCTGGCCGGTCTTGGGCTTCCAGACGACCTCGAGGGAGGCCTTCTCGGGGTTCTCCCCCTTGCGGGTGCCCGGCCGGGGCCCGTACACCGCCGCCAGCACCACCGTGTCGCCCTGCGCCCACCGCGCCGACCCGTGCGCCCGCTCCAGCGGGTTCCGCGTGCACGAGTACGCCCTCAGCTGGTTCGCCTTCCTCCCTCCCGCccgctcccctcccccctccatccctcccctccctcacggcgtaggcggcggcgcggcgagacCAAACCCTAGCTAGCTTGCTAAACCCTGGAGCGCTCTGCCGGGCCTCCTCGCCACCCGCGCCTGATGAGGGGCTCGCGGCAGGGGCAGAGACGATCTGGACCGTCCGTGGTAGATCGGACGGTTGCCGTCGCTCGGGACCCTCCGGGCCGCACGTCTATTTTCGGAGGGTTTGCTTGGGTGGTTGCCCACCGTCCGGGCCACATAAATTTCCGACCTTTTTTgcttctcctcgccgccgccgccgccgcagaacGCCGACGACGAGGACGGGGGAGATGGCGAGGAAGGGGAAGGAGGCCGCCGAGCCCGACGCCAAGGCGGCGGCCGTCCGCTCCCTCTTCTCCGCCGACAACCCGTTCCGCCGCAAGGAGTCCGCCCCGGAGGAGCCCCCCCGCGCTCCCCCGCCAACCCCTGCATCCGCCGTCCCCACGCCGGCGCGCAAGCCCTCGAAGCGACCCGAGGctaaggcggaggcggaggccgtGGAGCCGTCCCGGAGGAAGCGGGGCGaggaaggggagggggaggggccgcCAGCGCGGCGCAAGAGGAAGCGGGACGAGGTGGAGGCCGGGTACGAGCGGCGGACGCTGGGGGCGGCgcccgcggaggaggaggtgcgGTCGCGGCCGGTGGTCGGGGCCAAGAGGAAGGCGACCCACGACGTCGAGGCGGTGGCCTCCGGgggggaggaggacgaggcgttcGACGACGAGGGCAAGCTGCTCAGGACCGTCTTCGTCGGGAACCTGCCGCTGCGGACCAAGAAGAAGGCGCTCACCAAGGAGTTCGCCACCTTCGGCGTGGTCGACTCCGTCAGGATCCGCTCCgtgcccctcggcgacgtcaGTGCCGTTCATTGGGTCCCTTCTTGTGCTATTGGGGATGGTTTTTTCGCCTTCGTGTGCTAATCGGTCATCTGTTTGTGTGCTCGCTGCAGACCAAGATTCCGCGGAAGGGGGCCGTCATCAAAGGGAAGATCAATGACTCGGTCGACAAGTGAGTGCATTGCGTTACATATAATATGGATTGCTAGCGATGCATTGTTCGGGTCATTATTGTCTAACAAGTGGAATTCATGCTATAGTTGGATAATTACTAGATCATTTTGTTATCTGCTTTGTTCTGTTTGCCATAAAATTTCAGTTGGAATTTCTTAATGTAACAAGCACCTGACTGCAATTAGAAATTCAGGACTTCCCCTGTTATTAGGGCTCGGTCTTTCTGTGCTACTCCTGCAATGACTAATTATTCCTCTGTACATTTAAATGGCCTTCATTTTAACTTGGTGCTGCATTTTTATCCTTTGATTTTACGAGCTGTTAATATGCATATGTTATTATGTTCTATTTAGTTCCTGTTGATACTTGAAAGATAAAAGTATCTAAGTAATATTCAGCATCACATAATTTTGAGTAAAAATAAACCAGAATAGCCATAGCTCAGGAGTTGGGATCCAAAGGTTATGAAAGTAATTTTTGCATGGAAATTGGTTTGTTTCGGTGAAACTATTGCAGTCCCTTGTTCACACATCTATGTAAtaattccttttttttttctccaTATACTACTTTCCATAATAAAACAAAGTAACTCATCGTTTTCATTTCTAGTTTAGTCCCTCTGTGCTGTTATGATGCTTATGCTATATGGTACTGAGCTGGcgcacaaatatctagcacagtgACACCAGAAAGGCACATCCTACACAGAATTTGTATGCGTTTTCATAGCTTTCGTGTTCTTGGTATAAATAGTACCGCCACTTGATATGTGTCCAAATTAATAGACCACTATGTTGTAAGACGATGATGGAACACAAGGAGTTGTTTAGCTGTTTTGTGCCACAAACATACTGTATGCCTGTTGCTTTTCAAACTCTTATCTTCTTATATCCTTTGCAGTGTGCATGCCTACATCGTCTTCAAAGATGAGCAGTGTGCGCGGACAGCTTTATCTCATAATATGGCACTGGTGTGTTCCTTGTCTTACAAGTTACAACCGATAAGAAATTACTTCTTAAAGCTTAAGTACATCTTTAAGAACTTTCTGTGTCATGTCTTATATCTAATAAtacaatgtatatatatatgaattttgAATCTTCTAGTTCAATGGCAATCACATCCGTGTTGACATGGCGTGTCCGCCTCGTAAAAAGCTAAAAGGAGAAGGACCTCTTTATGACAGAAAGAGGACAGTGTTTGTTGGTAACCTTCCATTCGATGTAAAGGTATGTATGATGTGTCCATTCTTGTATGGCTCTTTGTTGTTCTTTTTTAAAGAAATGATAGCAGTAACACCACAATGTCCACATAAACTAAGTATCCAGTGTCAACTTTGCTTCTTGGTGGCACATCAGGATGAGGAGCTCTACCAGCTGTTCTGCGGTCCCAGTGGACCACAAGGTGATGTTGAAGCTATACGTGTTGTCAGAGATCCAGATTCAAGCCTTGGAAAGGGTATCGCTTATGTTCTATTCAAAACAAGGGTATAATTCTTATCCTTCCTATTTCTTTTTGTGTTATTCTGAGTTCTAATTCTGTGCAACAGTCAAAAGTTTGTCGGGTGCATAAGAAGTTTATGGATAGTTAATTTGTTTTACTTTACATGATTGTGCAAAACATTACTGAAAGATAGCATCGTTAGTCATGTCGTACGGTTAAGGATAAGTTGAAGATTTTCTTGCTGAACTGCATATTTTACAAAGGGAACATCAGTTATAAGCAGGGTTGTAAATGTTTAAGCCAATTGTGGACTCAGCCTGATACATGCTGAACTGCATATCTATCCACTGAGTTCTCTTGTATCCAGGCTGTGTCTTACAATGTTCATTCAGTGTTGCTTATCTTTTACCTACTGAGCAGGACGAAAAAAATGATAGAATCTTGTTAGCATGACAAGTTTACAAAGTTTTGTCCAAAAAAGTGTCTAATTCAAttataaactactccctccgtcccataatataagagcgtttttgactCTAGTGTAGTATAaaagtaatactccctccgtccgaaaatacttgtcctaaaaatgcatataatggatgtatctataattaaaataagtctagatacattcatctctaggacgtatttccggacggaggtagTACTAGCTAAGAGTAGTAAACTTCATTCATGCTTGGTAACAATATCTGCTACTTTGAAGGCCTATTGTGATCCTGGCTTGTCAATTGCATCTGTTTACTAGAATTGCCTAGCCGGTTCATTTCTTTTATCCTCTGATTATATACCGTATGATACTATTCTGATGAAGATAACATCTTATAATGACCTTTGGTTATCATCTTGTGAAATGCTTTGAACAATTTTCCACATTATCTCCATGCATTGTTATCTCATCAGGATCTCATAATTGTTTCAATGTGTGTTATGCAGGAAGCTGCTAACTCCGTTGTCAAAAAACGGGGCCTTAAGATTAGAGATCGCTTTTTGAGGCTCACCCATGCAAAAGCAGCCGACGCGACACCAAAGAAGACGGTTGCTGGGAAAACACGCGGCACTCCAAAACAGAAGACCCCTTCTACGCCAGGCAGCAAGTCCCGCGAAGGCAGCGACAGCAAGAAACGCAAGGCCCCGGCGAGTCTGTCTTACCAAGGCCTGAAGTCGACCAAATCTGGCGTCGTGAAGAAGGTGAAGCTGGCCCGGCGCCCCGTCAACCAAGGGAATCAGCAGGGAAGGCCTAGTGAGACGGGACAAAGCGAGAGTGCCCGCAAATCTAAGCGGCCCGCAGTGGCAGCAAGGAAGGCGAAGCAGCTGACCAAGAAACGGAAGCAGGATGGCCCGACACCCGAGAACACGCACCGCAGCAAGAAGGCGAGGAAGTAGCCGTCCCTGTGATGGATCGTTCGCTTCACTTCGTAGTAGGAGTGTGAGGTTTTGGATGAAATGAATCCCTGATGGCCTTTGGTTCGGCGAGGGAAAAAAAAATACGAGGTTGACATTGCTAATGTAATGCGGAGAAGAGTCGGGTGTAGTCATTTGGTACTTGCCTTTGGAGTCTTAGCCCCTGTGCTAATGTCAAGATGATGCTTATCTATGTAAACATCATGTACTGACACCAtttttgccttgcttgttctcatGCTGGTCCATGTCAATCAAGTGATACAACTACAAGTAGCATGTTtggtaaaaaataaaaaatcaattgTCTTGGTAAATACTTTCTCCATTCCATAATTCTTGTTGTGGTTTGAGTGCAGATGCAACAGAGAGATTGTTTGGCAGTGCCAAATGCAGTAGAAACATTTGATTCTCAACATCAAACATGGGTTTAGGTTTACTGAATTTGACAAGGAACTCTTTTGCTCCATGATCCATCTGAAATCAGAAATTGGATGGCGCATTCCTGGATCTGGATGGATATCACACCAAACAACAGCACAAATCGAAGTGGAATTTCATAATTTGCATACAAAATCGAAGTCCAAGTTCATGATTTTCATCCAAGCTCTAGGTGGCAGTTCATAATTTACATACGAGTTTGATTGCAGCTTCACTTATCCTCAAACATAGTAGTAGTACTCTGTAGCACTTGTGAACACTGATGTGCAAGTGCAAACCGTCTTGAACGATCTACTCGTACCCGCGTCACATGTCGGCGGGGGTTGCGGCGTTGAGGCGCCAGAAGACCTCCGCGGCGGCGTCGGCGGTGCCGTTGTCGACGGCGACGGCCCCGAGGAGCGCGCGGAGTGCGCCGCACACCACGGGCGGCGCCGACGCCTTGGTGGACCCGGCGACGCGCACGACGGCCGGGATGCCCGCGCGGGCCCCCGCCGTGGCGCAAGCGGCCTCCCCCGCGGCGTCGCGCGCGGCGCGGGAGACGGCGGAGGCCGGGGCGTCGCGGTCGGCGGCGAGGGCCCGCAGCGCGGCGGCCGACTCCGCCGCGGCCAGGCCGAGCACCGCCAAAGCCCGGCCGTTCTCGCGCGAGTAGGAGGCGTGCGTCATCGCGCGGCGGAGCAGGTCTGGGGATTGGAACGCGTAGCCGATCCGGCCCTGCAGCGCCGCCAGCGCCGCGTCGAACGGAGACGATTCGAGTCCCGTGGCGAGGGAGACGGAGACGAGgatgaggagggcggcggcgagggtggTGGTTGCCGGCGGCGGGGGCGCCATTGCTGGTCTGCTAGGTTTGGGTGGTCAAGTGCGGGAGACTTGgaggggaaagggtgatgtacgTACCGACGTGGCGATTCTTTCTCTCTCTGGTTGACGACGTGGTGCGGGACTGGGCATCGGGCTGTGTATGGGCCGGGCTGGACTCGGGCCCGATGACCCATCGGCACGGCGGCATGGGGAAATTGGTCTCGCTCGTAGCTGTCACTATGGCCTGGCCTAAACTCGAAGCGACGACGGGTTTCCATCGAaagtgttagaaattaattagtagattaatttAAAGGATACGTCCAACCCGAACAGTCGTGTCTTCTTTTTATGTCTATTGCCAATaggcacctgttctggagggatgcctccaaacagacacctcttctttGCACCTCTttcagatgtatatatacttaaGAATCAATAAAAAGAGGATTGCTGGTCCATTCattttcattcaatctcgttttactctaacacgTTATCACGCACTTGCTCTGTCAAGAGTAGAAGGCCACAAGGAAAGAAAACTCCGCGACGACGAAGGGCAAGCCCTCCTGCTTGCAGGTGCACGAGGCGCCCGGCTGCGTCGCCTCCATCGCGGGGCTAACCATGATGGCGGCGCCCTCCAGCGCCAAGGTCTACAACCACGCAGAGCCGAGCAACGGCGGTTCGGCCAGCCCGCGGCCACTGCATCGGTGTGTCCTCAGGCGCATAAGCTGGCGGCCAGCAACGCCCTCAGACGCGTGGGGAACTAGCCCGCCTCCACGCACCACAACCACCCATGGCGCAACGGACGGCACCCGTCCTGGTGGCAGCGCAAAGCGCGGCGCCCTCAGGAGCATGGACCAACGACGCCCGCGTCTGACGTCGGCAGGCAACGGCCGACGCACGACGATTGGTTCATTGGTCACGACGACGTCCGCCCCATCTCCACGCTCGGCCACCCACGACGCGGCGGTAGGCGAAGACGGCAGCCAGCACCACCCATCCTGGCTCGGCTCCTTGCGGGACGATGCGCCGTGCATAGCCTATGGCTGCCCTCTCCACGTAATTGTTTCGCCCGACGACACCGGATGGCAATACGAATCGGTTGATTCGTTTGTGTCACACACGCACACACGAAGAGATAAGGCAGAGAACGTTATCTCTTTGAGCAGTCGTCTGTGTCTATATCCAGGCTAATTGCATTCAGACTTATCAAGTTTCCTGGACTCGCTTTTGGCTAATTGTATTATGAAGTTAATTCTCAACCCTCTgctattttgtattttttttcttcttgagGAGGGACTCTGCTATTTTACAGGCCATCAGGTTTAATACTAACACAAGCCATCAGGCTTAGTGTTACCTCAGATATTCGATAATACCTTGTAATACCATATTGGTTGAGTCCCAAAGCATTGACCTTATGTTATTGGGTGTGTGGATCATTCCATCTCGAATGGATCCCAAGATACTAAGTGCaacaactgttggaattatgccctagaggcaataataaatatggttattattataattcctgtatcaagataatcgtttattatccatgctataattgtattgaatgaagactcatttacatgtgtggatacatagacaaaacaccgtccctagcaagcctctagttggctagccagttgatcaaagatagtcggtgtcttctgattatgaacaaggtgttgttgcttgataactggatcacgtcattaggagaatcacgtgatggactagacccaaactaatagacgtagcatgttgatcgtgtcattttgttgctactgttttctgcgtgtcaagtatttattcctatgaccatgagatcatataactcactgacaccggaggaatgctttgtgtgtatcaaacgtcgcaacgtaactgggtgactataaagatgctctacaggtatctccgaaggtgttagttgaattagtatggatcaagactgggatttgtcactccgtgtgacggagaggtatctcggggcccactcggtaatacaacatcacacacaagccttgcaagcaatgtaacttagtgtaagttgcgggatcttgtattacggaacgagtaaagagacttgccggtaaacgagattgaaataggtatacggatactgacgatcgaatctcgggcaagtaacataccgaaggacaaagggaatgacatacgggattatatgaatccttggcactgaggttcaaacgataagatcttcgtagaatatgtaggatccaatatgggcatccaggtcccgctattggatattgaccgaggagtctctcgggtcatgtctacatagttctcgaacccgcagggtctgcacacttaaggttcgacgttgttttatgcgtatttgagttatatggttggttaccgaatgttgttcggagtcccggatgagatcacagacgtcacgagggtttccggaatagtccggaaacgaagattgatatataggatgacctcatttgattaccggaaggttttcggagttaccgggaatgtaccgggaatgacgaatgggttccgggagttcaccgggggggggggcaacccaccccggggaagcccataggccttgagggtggcacaccagcccttagtgggctggtgggacagcccaagagggccctatgcgcctagagaagaaaatcaaagagaaaggaaaaaaagggaggtgggaaggaagggaaggactcccacccaccaaaccaagtccaactcggtttgggggggggagccttccccccttggactcggccgacccccttggggctccttgagccccaaggcaaggtcccctccctcccacctatatatacggaggtattggggctgatttgagacgacttttccacggcagcccgaccacatacctccacggtttttcctctagatcgcgtttctgcggagctcgggcggagccctgctgagacaaggtcatcaccaacctccggagcaccgtcacgctgccggagaactcttctacctctccgtctctcttgctggatcaagaaggctgagatcatcgtcgagctgtacgtgtgctgaacgcggatgtgccgtccgttcggtactagatcatgggactgatcgcgggattgttcgcggggcggatcgagggacgtgaagacgttccactacatcaaccgcgttcactaacgcttctgctgtgcgatctacaagggtacgtagatcactcatcccctctcgtagatggacatcaccatgataggtcttcgtgcgcgtaggaaattttttgtttcccatgcgacgttccccatcagtggcatcatgagctaggttcatgcgtagatgtcttctcgagtagaacacaaaaagtttttgtgggcggtgatgtgcgttttgctgccctccttagtcttttcttgattccgcggtattgttggattgaagcggcttggaccgacattactcgtacgcttacgagagactggtttcatcgttacgagtaaccacgttgctcaaagatgactggcaagtgtcggtttctccaactttagttgaatcggatttgaccgaggaggtccttggatgaggttaaatagcaactcatatatctccgttgtggtgttgcgtaagtaagatgcgatcctactagatacccatggtcaccacgtaaaacatgcaacaacaaaattagaggacgtctaacttgtttttgcagggtatgcttgtgatgtgatatggccaatgatgggatgtgatatattggatgtatgagatgatcatgttgtaatagaaatatcgacttgcacgtcgatggtacggcaaccggcaggagccatagggttgtctttatactaacgtgtgtgcttgcagatgcgtttactatttttgctaggatgtagctttagtagtaatagcatgagtagcacgacaaccccgatggcaacacgttgatggagatcatggtgtagcgccggtgacaagaagatcgtgtcggtgctttggcgatggagatcaagaagcacgtgatgatggccatatcatgtcacttatgaattgcatgtgatgttaatccttttatgcaccttattttgcttagaacgacggtagcattatgaggtgatctctcactaaaatttcaagacgaaattgtgttctccccaactgtgcaccgttgctacagttcatcgtttcgagacaccacgtgatgatcgggtgtgatagactcaacgttcacatacaacgggtgcaaaacagttgcgcacgcggaacactcgggttaagcttgacgagcctagcatgtgcagacatggcctcggaacacatgagaccgaaaggtcgatcatgaatcatatagatgatatgattagcatagggatgcttaccactgaaactatactcaactcacgtgatgatcggacttgagctagtgtaagtggatcatgaaccactcaaatgactagagagatgtactttttgagtgggagtttagcgaataatttgattaagttaaactctaattatcttgaacatagtctaagtccactttgaatatatttgtgttgtagatcatggctcacgcgacagtcatcctaaattttaatacgttcctagagaaagctaagttgaaagatgatggaagcaactttgtagactgggctcgtaatcttaagctaatcttacaagctgggaagaaggattatgtccttaatgct
This region includes:
- the LOC123395192 gene encoding exosome complex exonuclease RRP46 homolog translates to MEGGGERAGGRKANQLRAYSCTRNPLERAHGSARWAQGDTVVLAAVYGPRPGTRKGENPEKASLEVVWKPKTGQIGRQEKEYEMTLKRTLQSICLLTVHPNTTTSIILQVMGDDGSLLPCAINASCAALVFAGIPMKHLAVAIGCGVLPDGSVILDTSKAEEQQLKSFAHLVFPNSSKSVDVKEPQQKDGQSERGLITSITHGVMSQDDYFNCIERGLAASARISDFMRTTLQKHTPEYL
- the LOC123395193 gene encoding protein NUCLEAR FUSION DEFECTIVE 2 yields the protein MAPPPPATTTLAAALLILVSVSLATGLESSPFDAALAALQGRIGYAFQSPDLLRRAMTHASYSRENGRALAVLGLAAAESAAALRALAADRDAPASAVSRAARDAAGEAACATAGARAGIPAVVRVAGSTKASAPPVVCGALRALLGAVAVDNGTADAAAEVFWRLNAATPADM
- the LOC123395191 gene encoding nucleolar protein 12, whose translation is MARKGKEAAEPDAKAAAVRSLFSADNPFRRKESAPEEPPRAPPPTPASAVPTPARKPSKRPEAKAEAEAVEPSRRKRGEEGEGEGPPARRKRKRDEVEAGYERRTLGAAPAEEEVRSRPVVGAKRKATHDVEAVASGGEEDEAFDDEGKLLRTVFVGNLPLRTKKKALTKEFATFGVVDSVRIRSVPLGDTKIPRKGAVIKGKINDSVDNVHAYIVFKDEQCARTALSHNMALFNGNHIRVDMACPPRKKLKGEGPLYDRKRTVFVGNLPFDVKDEELYQLFCGPSGPQGDVEAIRVVRDPDSSLGKGIAYVLFKTREAANSVVKKRGLKIRDRFLRLTHAKAADATPKKTVAGKTRGTPKQKTPSTPGSKSREGSDSKKRKAPASLSYQGLKSTKSGVVKKVKLARRPVNQGNQQGRPSETGQSESARKSKRPAVAARKAKQLTKKRKQDGPTPENTHRSKKARK
- the LOC123399620 gene encoding uncharacterized protein LOC123399620 gives rise to the protein MHGASSRKEPSQDGWCWLPSSPTAASWVAERGDGADVVVTNEPIVVRRPLPADVRRGRRWSMLLRAPRFALPPGRVPSVAPWVVVVRGGGLVPHASEGVAGRQLMRLRTHRCSGRGLAEPPLLGSAWL